The Haliaeetus albicilla chromosome 9, bHalAlb1.1, whole genome shotgun sequence genomic sequence AGTTTACAGCTTCAAGAGCCACAATGACCTGTCCCAGCAAGTCCCAGGCCTGGGGTGCCCATCTATGCCATCCATGGGAGGGCTCGCTGGAGGGACCAACACACCATCTTCCACACCAGCAGCATCCAAAGCAATTCAGAAGCGAGGGCGGCGCTTTCGACCTGTGTATTTTGTGTCTGCTCGCACTTCCCTGTGGAGAAAAGCAGCTAAGCACAATCCACAGGTCATTctgagaggggaggggaagggaagtgAGCTCATGGCAGGAGTTTGAACAAGTAACAGGAGGCCAGACCAGCACAGTCAGCCTCAGCTGAGGCAGGACCTAGCTGAACTTACTTGCCCTGTCGTCGTCTACGCTCCTTCTTCTCAAGGATCCAGTCCCGGCTTTTCTTCACAGACTTGCCTTTAGCATTTCTGAACCGTGTCCTACAGACAAAGCAGACAGCGGCTGGAGAGGAACTGAGGTGTGGGGGTACAGTTTTCTGCCCTGGAGGATTGCCACCCAGAACTGGGCATGCCCTCTGCTTCATAAAACCAGCAAATAcccctcccaccaccccaccccagaTGAAAgaggctcagccagcactgggGCAGGTAGCCAAACAGTCTAACTCCAGACGCACTGGGGGAAAAGGCtgcttccagccccagctctgagCCAAGGGATACCTaccctccacaggctgcagcaggcCAGCACTCCTCTGTGCCATATCTGACACACCACCAGCACACTGGGCTGTGGAATCTTGGGGGAATACAGGCTGAAGCACAACCACCTTCCCCTTGTCTGCTCTACTAAGAACAAAGCAGACAAAGCCTCTGGCTTCCCAACAAGTTTCTAGTTCTGCTATTGCCCTCCAAGATCAGGTACCCTCTGGACTAAGTGAGCAGAGACATCAGTGTAAGAGGCAGGAAAACATGGCAGCCACAAGCTCCTGGCAGCCACGACGActttcctctgatttttgttcTCTGTCTCTCCCACTGGCTGCAAGAGGGGCTCCTCCCTGCATCACTATCATGGGAGGAGACCTGGCCAGCAGGGGAAACCCCCTAGGGCACAGCTAAGCAGAGCTAAGCAAAGAATTTGACAGCAGAATAAAGGGAACACCAGGCTTCAGGCACAGCAGCCTGCctccccaacaaaaaaaaaccatgctTGGTATCACCAGCACTGTAAACATTCCCCCTCCCATCACCACTGACTTATGCTACAGCGCTGAGCTGGAGAGCCAAGTGCTGGACAGAAAGCGCACCTCAAACTGAATGCTCAGCTGCAGCTCTAGGGTAAGTATCAACAGCCTCACGATGCCACAGCAAAGCCCTCCAAACTAACCCGTTCCATTCCTTGTGTCTGGGGCCCTTCGATAAGATAAAGCAGTGCCCATCTGGGCTGCCAAGGGTCCTCCCAGTCCCTTCCATCACTTCTCACATGGCAGCGCTGTGGTCCTCAGTCAGCAAAACCCAGCCCTTATACCCCCCACACTCCTTGCCTGGGGAGAACTTGCAGATTCAGCCCCTACACGGTACCTTTCATTGGTGAACTTTGCCTGGCGTACCTCTTCTCCATCAGCACACTCAGTACCAAGGccctgaaaagcaaaattatgaAGTCTCACTCTCCTCTGAAGCAGACAGAGCTAATAGTCATGCCATCTAAATTAAGGGGAACCCAGGCCTCTGCAAGAGGAAGGACTAGAGCAGGAACAAACTGGTCTTCCAGAAATTGTGGCAAAGAAACCAGATCTCAGGGAGAGCAGAGGTTGGTGACACTGACAGCAAATGTATAAATGAAGTCACATCTGCATGCGCAGAGCTGCCTGGCTCCCACTCTCACCTACAGCTTGTTCACATCAcccagcagccaggagggcaACTCTGCTGCCTCACATTGCTCCTCACCTTTGGTAATGTGCCAGATGCCCCAACAAAGAGACAAAGGAAGAACCTGAAAGAATAATAAGGAGCATGAAGCTGGGATTCAGCACACGATTCCCAGTCCCCAGGCAAGACTAAGATTGTTTATAACAGAGTCAGATCTAAGCTATAACCTCTGTCCAGGACTGTATCATGGGAGAgaacagcttggaaaaaaaaaaccaaaacactgctAAACCCAGGCGTcaccccaaacacacacatacatggaGACACAGGACTCACTTCTTGGCTTTGGCGCTGTTGGGGTAATCTACCACCATTCCCCCGGTAAAGCCAGCTCTCATGGCTTGGGCTGTGATGAGctccagctggaaaaagcagcatgTGCAAAAGTTATTTAGCAGTCATCCACCAGCAATGCCCAAGAGACCTCTGGGCTCGACCACAGCTAACTGCGCATGCCAAAGAAGGGTCATTCCTGCTCCTGCTAAATTCGGTCCTTAGTTTAGCCTGGGTTAATTGGTACAGCAGACTGTCCAGGAGAGGGATACTGGGCTGGATTTTCCAGCCCTGGGGAGTTACACTACAGTGCTGATGACTATCTTCAAACCCAGCCACACAGGAAAATCCAGGACAGCAGATGCAGATCATGTCCTGccaatttctttcattttaaggCTCAGCCCAAGACAACCTGTGaagcaacagaaactgcatAGGGCATTCTCCTCACAGGGTTTTTTGGGGGCTCTTGAAGAGCTTTACAGATGGTGGGAAGGACAGAGACACACACCAGATGTGGAGAAACACGATGCATTCAGAGCCCCAAACAGCACATGACTTCtcagcctggctctgcctgtTCCTCTTCCCCACTGACTGATGTACTGTACCTGTTCTGAGTTGTCGGGGTACAGCTGCAGGACAGCTCGGGATCCTCGGGCCTACAGGAAATAAAGTCAGTCACAAACCTGTCTCAGTGCAGGCAACCCCTCTAGTCAGCCAATTCGTAGCCCAGACACTAGCACCCACCTCCCCAAAGCCTCCTAGAGAACTCTCCCAGAAGAGCTGCTCAGACTACAGAGCTAGCTCCTCCACAGCACAGCAAGGCACAGGAGCAACAGCAGGGATCAGAGAAGTGTGAGACACCATGCAGGCAGGCAAGGAGATAGGAAATGGGTACTCCTGCCAGTCCTCCATTTCAGAGCAGCATTTACTTAGAATACCTGACTTAAAATATCTTGCTAAAACGCACCAGCAAGGATGTAAAAGTAGGCAGAGGCCTGACTGGGAGAGCATGACACTTACCAAGGCAGTATAAAGAGTTGAGAAAAATTGATAAAGGCGTTTTGGAGGGTTGTGTGATTTCTTATCAGCATTACAAAGCCACTGCactgcagaaatactgaaagaaaacaagacaccTGGGACACTGAGCCATTGATTCTTTCGCAGAGCCTGTCACCTCCCTTTGAGTTTACTTCCAGCACTAAGCATGTGCCAGGCTTCAGGgaaacaatttaattttctccacGCGGCtttgccttctgttttgcagttaCAAAAACCCCTCTGGAGACTCACTATGCCAAAACCCAACAAGCCACAGTAGTTATTCAAGCACAAAAGAATCACCAGGCATCCTCATTAGGCCAGGTGCTCAAGTAATTCAAGTGCTTAGCTGTGGCCCTTGCGTGGCCATGCAGGTTTTGCAAAATGAGCAATCCCAAAGCGAGCATTTGGATGATCGAAAGATAGTCCCTGCTCCTTCCGAGCAGAAGGGAATACCCAGAGTTCTGAGGTATTCTCTAAGCAGAAAAGTGTTTCTGTCTCCTTCACCTAGCCCTTCATCCCAAAACCAACCATCAAACCTTTGGTCCAGGGACTGATCTTGCAGCTGAGCAATAGTACAGACATACTTTCTGTCTTCCTCATCGGAGCAGGTCTCAACCCTCCTGACCATATCCccaatttgattttatttacttCAATAAGCTTCCTAGCTCACCAGCacacaaaaaagacaaacatcaCTTGGGCAACAGCTGTCAGAAGCTGCTTCTACCATCCAGAATCTCAGCAGCTTGCCCCAGAGAGGTGGACTCATGTTGCATGGAGCAAAAAGAGTGACGCTCATCTATTATGCAGCATACACGGACCATGTGTACTGCACAGACGATGCAGTTATGTGGAGTATCAAGAGAGCTCGCTGATAAACACAAACTCACCTGATGCAGCCGTCAAACATACCAGGCCTGAAAGGAATGCCATGACCCACATCTGCAAGAAGAAGGTCTCCttccacctccctctccacggCCACATCTGCGCACAACAGAGAATGGCTCAGACAACCAGCTCACACCTTTGGGGACCACCTCGGAGGTGAGGCAAGggtggcaggggaggagggcCTGCTTACCCAGCATGGCAGGGCTGATGTCCATGCCAATCCAGTAGTGACCCTCATTGGAGATGTAATCCCCGCTCAGCCCAGAGCCACAGCTgaagggaggaagaggggaaagcgcAGGGATCACGGGCCTGGTCCGAGGGTGTTGCCGGCCAGCCGCAATGCTACAGCAGGCTCTCCCTCTTCTTCAGCGCACAACAGAGAGACGCTGGTGCCATGGGGCCTGGATGCCCCTTGCCCCGGGCACCCGTCCAGCCGAAGGCCCAGATGCCCCATTTGCCACGACACAGGGCAGGACCCCCACTCACCCCACGTCCAGGAGGAGGCACGGCCGGTCCTCGGGCAgtcccagcagctccacagcCCGCTCTGACATCTGCGACTGGATCTCCACCACCCGGGAGCTGCAAGGCACGGCCAGGGCATAGGCAGCAGGCTGCCACCCCGCGGCGCGATGCCTCCTGCCACTACCTCACGGTAGGATTTcacccccgccgccgccgcatGGCGGGGttaccccccccccgccccgcctcacGACGGGACTCCGCCGCCGCTGCCACTCGGCGGGGTCGTGCCCCCCCAGGCCTCAcggcaggacccccccccccccacgcccgGCGGGCTCCCCCACTGTCCGCCCCATGACGAGCCACATCCCCCGCCACCGCCTCATGACAGGACCGCCCGCGCGGCCCGGCAGCCCCGGATCGATCGCCCCGCCGTACTTCTGCGTGTACTTCCGCGCCTCGGCCTCATCGTAGAACTGTCAACGAGAGAGAGGCGGAGCCGGTGAGGCCTAGGACCCCCGGGAGTGGAACGGGACGAACAGAAGAGAACGGCCTggcccccccgcccgccccgccgctcaCCAGCTCGGGGGGCCCGCGGTGCTCGGGCCGGCGCCCGCTGCCGGCCATGCCGCCGCGTGACGTCACTGCCCTGCGCCGGGCGCGGAGGGCCCCGACGCgcccaaaatggcggcgggcGGGCACTGAGGCGGCGCGGCGGGATGGAGCCGGCAGCGCTCGGCCGCCTGCGGCGCCTcctgcccgccgccccgggggcCCTGCGGCCCGGCGGGGCCCTGGCGCCGTCCCGCGGCGGGCAGACGGGCGGCGGAGCTCCGCGGGCGCGCCGCGACCTGTACGAGGTGCTGGGTGTCCCGGCCACGGCGACGGCGGCGCAGATCAAGACGGCGTACTACGAGCAGTCGTTCCGCTACCACCCCGACCGCAACGCCGGcagtgccgccgccgccgcccgcttCGCCGCCGTTAGCGAGGCCTATCGGGTGCTCGGCAGCGCCGCCCTGCGCCGCAAGTACGACCGCGGTCTCCTCAGCCGCGAGGACCTGCGCGGCGCCCCACAGCCCAAgggccgcccgcccgctccacccgcgccgccgcccccggcccccgcggccgcccgccgTGGGCCCGTCCCGCCGCCCTTCGACTTCGACGCCTTCTACCGGGCGCACTACGGGGAGCAGCTGGAGCGGGAGCGGGTGCTGCGGGCGCGGCGGGAGCAGCTGCGCCTCCGCCGGGAGGAGGCCGCGGCCCAGGGACGCTTCCGGCTCCTCTCCGACCTCTCGGTCGGGCTCATCTTCTTCCTGGGTTTCGCTATCCTCTACGGCCTCAAGTGACAGCGGGGCCACTGCAGGGCAGGGTAGCCACCGGGGCACCCACATAGCTCCACTGCTGCTGTGGGACGGAGTGTCACCGGTGGGTATGGCAGCTGGCTGGGGGGCGTTTCCTGCACCCGCACAGCTGGCAGGCACCATGTGCAGGCTCTGCTCCTCTGGCCATGACATTTCATCTCTGCTGGTGTGACCTCCAGATACAGTACGTGACCAGCAGGCACCATGCGTGGGCTCTGCTCCTGAGGCTGAGACATGTCCCTTCTGCCAGCGTGACCTTCAGAGATGGTGCACAGCTAGCAGGCTCCTTGTGCGGGCTCTGGTCCGTGGGCTGTGACCTGACCCCTCTGCCAGCATGACCTTCAGACATGGAAGGCAACCGGCAGGCCCAATATATGGCTGCGATGTGACCTCTGCAAGTGTGACCTGCAGACAGCATGTGACCACTGGCTACCGCATGTGGGCTCTGCTCCACAGGCTGTGATGTGCCCCTGCCACCAGCGTGACCTTGCAGACGTGGCTTGACAGGCTGCTATGTGCCCCCTCTGCCAATATGACCTGCAGACAGTGCCTGACAGGTAAATGTGGTTTGTGGACTCTGCTTTGTGGAGGGGACGTTGGCACTGCTGTTTGACCTTGGTGGGAACCATGTGCCTGGTCTAAGCTACAGCAGAGATTAAATGGCTGTCAGTGGTGTTTGTGTGCTGTGTGTGTTCGTGTGGGGTGctctcaccagtgccgagttAAGGCTCTCTGTGGTTTTCTGTTAATCCGAGACCTGCCACCTCTGTGCTGTCACATCTGTTGGTACTACATCTTTGGGGAATTTTAGGGGTGTTGGTCTCCAAACTGCATCATTGCCCTCGTCTGTCCCTGTTCAGGGCTTGCCCTGCTGTGTCACAAGTACGGAAGACTTGGCTTCAGCAGCCTGGAATAATGAAACCTGGGCCCCTGGCAGCTCCTGTCCTGGTCAGTGTGTGACATCGGCTGGAGGTGCTgtccaaaacactgctgtgtttaGAACAGCCTGTCCTGTCTTGGGCTTGCCAGGAGCTTCGGACAAGACCATCCCGCACAGGCCTTCGTGGCTGGGAGTGGTATGCTTCTGAGCACTGAGTGCCATTACTTGTCTTTTATATGTATCTGAGCATCATTTGCACATAAGAGTATTTGCCTATTTAAGTACTGAAGTGTTTTAAGAACTAAAGATTGTGTGTCTTGGAGCTTCTGTCTTTCCTTGGGTGAAGGTTTCACCTCTGCTATGCTGGTACTATGTGGAGTGAGCGAAGCTTCATGGTATTGAACTCTGAGTGTGCCAAAGACTTCATTCATCTGCATTACTTTGCACTGGATTTGCTGCGCCTGGCTGGCACTGGTCTGCGCAGGAACCAAGCCCTCTCCCCTCACTGCAGTGACCTTGGGTTATGTTTTCTCTCaatacaaaaatgttaaaagcaaATGCCCCATGTTTTCTGGCTGTGTAGTTCTGTGATACTAAACTGAGTCTGAGACAGTAGCATGGCAGGGAGTATAATGCCTCCTGGTACAGGGTATATACTGTACAGGAgagctttctgccttttctggaaAGCACTGTACCACTTCCAGCTGCAGACTCCGGAGACCGCTGCATGTTTGGAGCAAATTCAGCCCAGGGACAGAGTGCGAGCTTTCCAGGATCCTCTCTGATTGTCAGTCCATCCTTCTGTGTGGGATTATAGTGCTGAAATGTCAGTATGTGAAGAGCGGGAACCCAGCATTCAAGGGTATCCGTTACAGAGTGAAAGTCTCCAGAGTTGTGGCTCTGTGTCATGTGCTGATGCATTTTCATGCCATAAACCAACTCACCTGAAAGATCAGAGGCGACTTCTCTGGCAGAGTTTGGCAGGAAATGTTCTCTTCCAGGCTGGAAAAGCTAGGATGTCCATAGGAAATGGTGGGTACTAGGGAGCACCTCTCCAGTTCCTGGTGTGGCTTGCAGGTTTTTAAGGCAGCCCTGACAAACATGAGGCGTCCTCTGGATTGATCTTTCTTAAATCTATGTAGTGCCAAGGCCTGGGGCTTGTGGGCTGTTCCTGCAGGCAGGCTCTGTACCCAGCTGTGAGCCAGCTTCCTGGCAGAGGGTCTGGTGTGGAGCAGGAGGAACAGGCTAGCTGGTATGCTGCCTGCATCACTCTGCTCCCTAACACTGGGACAGGGAAAGAGCTGCTGCAGTAAGCCGGCTGGGCTGGCTCCTGCTCTGTGTCTGGTGCTTGTGTCTGAAATTGTGGGGTGAAGTACCCAGGCACCAAAACTGAGCTAATCCATGTGCCTTTCAATGGGTGGTTTGGGCAGTTTATATTACTGGTTCTTCCTCAGGTCTCCATGATGTATCTTGAACATTAAATATAACTAGCCATAAACTGGTGATGAAATGACACACCTTTCTTTTGGTGGGCTTGGTTGGTAAATATTCCTTGTACTTGCTGGAAAATGGAGGGTAGGGGACAGGCTGGTGTTGCACATAGTGACTGCAGCAGGTTGAGGaagagggtggggaggggggtgctGTTTCCCTGAGGCCATGCTGGGAAGGGTGGGCATCCTGCCTGCAGTCAGCGGGGCTTGGATAGGATGTCCTCCCTGGGCCACTGTGGAGTTCACTCCTGCCTGCTGGAGACCTGTTCTGTGCTGCCTCTTGACACACGTGGGTTGCTGTGCACTTGTGACGTGTTCTCTGCAGGCAGTGTTTAGCTTTGCTCAGAGGAGGGGAAGCATGGAAGCAGGGTACAG encodes the following:
- the DNAJC30 gene encoding dnaJ homolog subfamily C member 30, mitochondrial codes for the protein MEPAALGRLRRLLPAAPGALRPGGALAPSRGGQTGGGAPRARRDLYEVLGVPATATAAQIKTAYYEQSFRYHPDRNAGSAAAAARFAAVSEAYRVLGSAALRRKYDRGLLSREDLRGAPQPKGRPPAPPAPPPPAPAAARRGPVPPPFDFDAFYRAHYGEQLERERVLRARREQLRLRREEAAAQGRFRLLSDLSVGLIFFLGFAILYGLK
- the BUD23 gene encoding 18S rRNA (guanine-N(7))-methyltransferase — its product is MAGSGRRPEHRGPPELFYDEAEARKYTQNSRVVEIQSQMSERAVELLGLPEDRPCLLLDVGCGSGLSGDYISNEGHYWIGMDISPAMLDVAVEREVEGDLLLADVGHGIPFRPGMFDGCISISAVQWLCNADKKSHNPPKRLYQFFSTLYTALARGSRAVLQLYPDNSEQLELITAQAMRAGFTGGMVVDYPNSAKAKKFFLCLFVGASGTLPKGLGTECADGEEVRQAKFTNERTRFRNAKGKSVKKSRDWILEKKERRRRQGKEVRADTKYTGRKRRPRF